The following coding sequences are from one Chelonoidis abingdonii isolate Lonesome George chromosome 4, CheloAbing_2.0, whole genome shotgun sequence window:
- the TRMT5 gene encoding tRNA (guanine(37)-N(1))-methyltransferase isoform X2 — protein MRILWRLYGYSARLLKTKLFRTAASNISFPEVWLLLVQYFERVPGFFWVVQRNSFFTMSEILENKADIELYSPHPEVRGMTTLDRAAFKRTIVVPILKVKKEVINKLLKSLKHTTLQRPGLKRVIDDPKDEDSRLVLLDPHKISAEYSLGESEQEILKQFSIDPQVSKYNLELTYDNFKTEEVLRAVLPEGQDVTSGFTRIGHIAHLNLRDHQLPYKHLIGQVIIDKNPGITCSVNKINIIDNTYRNFQMEVLAGEANMITKTRENYITYEFDFSKVYWNSRLSTEHGRIIEFLKPGDVLFDVFAGVGPFAIPAAKKKCSVFANDLNPESYKWLLHNCKLNKVDKKIKNFNMDGRDFLRGPVKEELTKELSLLTKERKNTLHIVMNLPALAIEFLDVFKHFLDGKPCSTDLLPTVHCYSFSKHDNPAKDVQERAEAFLGTSLEGRCSTHLVRNVAPNKEMMCISFQIPAEVLFKKQCTQEESPMEPASKRLRPNEDSPEEKSTSLKD, from the exons ATGAG GATTTTATGGAGATTATATGGATACTCTGCTAGACTACTGAAAACTAAACTTTTTAGAACAGCTGCATCAAATATATCATTTCCAGAAGTTTGGTTACTGCTGGTACAGTATTTTGAAAGAGTACCTGGATTTTTTTGGGTAGTTCAGAGAAACAGTTTCTTTACAATGTCTGAAATTCTAGAAAATAAAGCTGATATTGAACTGTATTCACCTCATCCTGAAGTACGTGGAATGACAACACTTGACAGAGCAGCTTTCAAAAGGACAATTGTTGTTCCAATTCTAAAAGTGAAAAAAGAAGTAATAAACAAATTGTTAAAATCCCTCAAACATACAACACTGCAGCGCCCAGGTCTGAAGCGAGTGATTGATGATCCAAAAGATGAAGACAGTAGACTTGTTTTGTTGGATCCTCATAAAATATCAGCAGAATATTCACTGGGAGAATCTGAACAAGAAATATTAAAGCAGTTTAGTATTGACCCTCAGGTGTCCAAGTATAACTTAGAACTGACTTATGACAATTTCAAGACTGAGGAAGTCTTACGAGCGGTGCTTCCTGAAGGTCAAGATGTCACCTCTGGATTTACTAGGATTGGCCATATAGCTCACTTGAATCTTAGAGATCATCAGCTACCCTACAAACATCTGATTG GTCAGGTTATAATTGACAAGAATCCAGGAATCACCTGTTCAGTAAACAAAATCAATATTATTGACAACACTTATCGaaattttcaaatggaagtgCTAGCAGGAGAGGCCAATATGATAACAAAG ACTAGAGAAAACTACATCACCTATGAATTTGACTTTTCTAAAGTCTATTGGAATTCCCGTCTAAGCACAGAACATGGCCGTATCATTGAATTTTTAAAGCCAGGTGATGTTCTATTTGATGTCTTTGCCGGGGTTGGGCCTTTTGCCATTCCAGCTGCAAAGAAAAAGTGCAGCGTATTTGCAAATGATCTCAACCCTGAATCCTACAAATGGCTTCTACACAACTGTAAATTAAATAAAGTGgacaaaaagataaaaaatttCAATATGGACGGTCGGGATTTTCTTCGGGGGCCAGTTAAAGaagagctaaccaaggaactgtCACTTCTGacgaaagaaaggaaaaacactCTGCACATAGTCATGAATTTACCAGCTTTGGCTATCGAATTTCTAGATGTTTTCAAACATTTCTTAGATGGAAAGCCGTGCAGCACTGACCtccttcccacagtgcactgttaCAGCTTCTCAAAACATGATAATCCGGCCAAAGACGTTCAAGAACGGGCTGAAGCTTTTCTGGGAACGTCTTTAGAGGGACGCTGCTCTACTCATCTGGTGAGAAATGTTGCACCAAATAAGGAAATGATGTGCATCAGTTTCCAGATCCCAGCTGAAGTGTTGTTCAAGAAGCAGTGTACTCAGGAAG AGAGTCCTATGGAACCAGCCTCTAAACGTCTGCGCCCAAATGAAGACTCTCCTGAAGAAAAATCGACTAGTTTAAAAGACTAG
- the TRMT5 gene encoding tRNA (guanine(37)-N(1))-methyltransferase isoform X1 — translation MGMRILWRLYGYSARLLKTKLFRTAASNISFPEVWLLLVQYFERVPGFFWVVQRNSFFTMSEILENKADIELYSPHPEVRGMTTLDRAAFKRTIVVPILKVKKEVINKLLKSLKHTTLQRPGLKRVIDDPKDEDSRLVLLDPHKISAEYSLGESEQEILKQFSIDPQVSKYNLELTYDNFKTEEVLRAVLPEGQDVTSGFTRIGHIAHLNLRDHQLPYKHLIGQVIIDKNPGITCSVNKINIIDNTYRNFQMEVLAGEANMITKTRENYITYEFDFSKVYWNSRLSTEHGRIIEFLKPGDVLFDVFAGVGPFAIPAAKKKCSVFANDLNPESYKWLLHNCKLNKVDKKIKNFNMDGRDFLRGPVKEELTKELSLLTKERKNTLHIVMNLPALAIEFLDVFKHFLDGKPCSTDLLPTVHCYSFSKHDNPAKDVQERAEAFLGTSLEGRCSTHLVRNVAPNKEMMCISFQIPAEVLFKKQCTQEESPMEPASKRLRPNEDSPEEKSTSLKD, via the exons ATGGGTATGAG GATTTTATGGAGATTATATGGATACTCTGCTAGACTACTGAAAACTAAACTTTTTAGAACAGCTGCATCAAATATATCATTTCCAGAAGTTTGGTTACTGCTGGTACAGTATTTTGAAAGAGTACCTGGATTTTTTTGGGTAGTTCAGAGAAACAGTTTCTTTACAATGTCTGAAATTCTAGAAAATAAAGCTGATATTGAACTGTATTCACCTCATCCTGAAGTACGTGGAATGACAACACTTGACAGAGCAGCTTTCAAAAGGACAATTGTTGTTCCAATTCTAAAAGTGAAAAAAGAAGTAATAAACAAATTGTTAAAATCCCTCAAACATACAACACTGCAGCGCCCAGGTCTGAAGCGAGTGATTGATGATCCAAAAGATGAAGACAGTAGACTTGTTTTGTTGGATCCTCATAAAATATCAGCAGAATATTCACTGGGAGAATCTGAACAAGAAATATTAAAGCAGTTTAGTATTGACCCTCAGGTGTCCAAGTATAACTTAGAACTGACTTATGACAATTTCAAGACTGAGGAAGTCTTACGAGCGGTGCTTCCTGAAGGTCAAGATGTCACCTCTGGATTTACTAGGATTGGCCATATAGCTCACTTGAATCTTAGAGATCATCAGCTACCCTACAAACATCTGATTG GTCAGGTTATAATTGACAAGAATCCAGGAATCACCTGTTCAGTAAACAAAATCAATATTATTGACAACACTTATCGaaattttcaaatggaagtgCTAGCAGGAGAGGCCAATATGATAACAAAG ACTAGAGAAAACTACATCACCTATGAATTTGACTTTTCTAAAGTCTATTGGAATTCCCGTCTAAGCACAGAACATGGCCGTATCATTGAATTTTTAAAGCCAGGTGATGTTCTATTTGATGTCTTTGCCGGGGTTGGGCCTTTTGCCATTCCAGCTGCAAAGAAAAAGTGCAGCGTATTTGCAAATGATCTCAACCCTGAATCCTACAAATGGCTTCTACACAACTGTAAATTAAATAAAGTGgacaaaaagataaaaaatttCAATATGGACGGTCGGGATTTTCTTCGGGGGCCAGTTAAAGaagagctaaccaaggaactgtCACTTCTGacgaaagaaaggaaaaacactCTGCACATAGTCATGAATTTACCAGCTTTGGCTATCGAATTTCTAGATGTTTTCAAACATTTCTTAGATGGAAAGCCGTGCAGCACTGACCtccttcccacagtgcactgttaCAGCTTCTCAAAACATGATAATCCGGCCAAAGACGTTCAAGAACGGGCTGAAGCTTTTCTGGGAACGTCTTTAGAGGGACGCTGCTCTACTCATCTGGTGAGAAATGTTGCACCAAATAAGGAAATGATGTGCATCAGTTTCCAGATCCCAGCTGAAGTGTTGTTCAAGAAGCAGTGTACTCAGGAAG AGAGTCCTATGGAACCAGCCTCTAAACGTCTGCGCCCAAATGAAGACTCTCCTGAAGAAAAATCGACTAGTTTAAAAGACTAG